A region from the Manihot esculenta cultivar AM560-2 chromosome 13, M.esculenta_v8, whole genome shotgun sequence genome encodes:
- the LOC110630486 gene encoding auxin-responsive protein IAA9 yields MSPPLLGVEEEGPSNVSLVASSSIGCISQNGYSLKERNYLALSDCSSVDSSAVPSLSEENKNNLNLKATELRLGLPGSQSPGRDTNVSLLSMGKLDEKPLFPMLPLKDEMCSSLQKHAVSGNKRGFSDTMDESSEVKGSRHSEKNWLFHSAGTESDSPQSVGQGTFPGSSGMSALLSSRPSVAQSDVMKEVPQKALQDRSRAASGTNLNQTGTSNNSSSAPAAKAQVVGWPPIKSFRKNTLASSKNNDEVDGKPSPGALFVKVSMDGAPYLRKVDLRTYSTYQELSRALEKMFSCFTIGQCGSHGVPGKDRLSESKLRDLLNGSEYVLTYEDKDGDWMLVGDVPWEMFIDTCKRLKIMKSSDAIGLAPRAMEKFKTKA; encoded by the exons ATGTCTCCACCTCTTCTGGGTGTTGAGGAGGAAGGGCCGAGCAATGTCTCTTTAGTGGCATCTTCATCCATTGGTTGTATCTCCCAGAATGGCTACAGTTTGAAAGAACGTAACTATCTGGCTTTGTCAGATTGTTCTTCCGTCGACAGCTCTGCAGTCCCAAGCTTATCGGAGGAGAATAAGAACAATCTCAATTTGAAGGCCACTGAGTTAAGGCTTGGTCTTCCTGGATCTCAATCTCCTGGAAGAGACACAAATGTTTCCTTGCTGAGTATGGGTAAACTTGATGAGAAGCCACTTTTTCCGATGCTTCCTTTGAAGGATGAAATGTGCTCATCATTACAGAAGCATGCTGTTTCAGGCAACAAAAGAGGATTTTCTGACACAATGGATGAAAGCTCAGAGGTTAAGGGTTCTCGGCATTCAGAAAAGAACTGGCTGTTTCACTCTGCTGGGACAGAGTCTGATTCTCCACAATCTGTGGGACAAGGGACATTCCCTGGTAGTTCTGGAATGAGTGCACTGTTATCATCCAGGCCTTCTGTGGCTCAATCAGACGTGATGAAAGAGGTGCCACAGAAAGCATTACAGGACCGGTCTCGTGCTGCCAGTGGAACCAACTTGAATCAGACTGGTACTTCAAACAACAGCAGCAGTGCCCCTGCTGCCAA GGCACAGGTTGTTGGGTGGCCTCCAATTAAGTCATTTAGGAAGAACACATTAGCTTCCTCAAAAAACAATGATGAAGTGGATGGAAAACCCAGTCCTGGTGCTCTTTTTGTTAAGGTCAGCATGGATGGTGCTCCTTATTTGAGGAAGGTAGATCTAAGAACTTACTCCACTTATCAAGAACTCTCTCGTGCGCTTGAGAAGATGTTCAGCTGTTTTACCATAG GTCAATGTGGATCTCATGGAGTTCCAGGGAAGGACAGGCTGAGTGAGAGTAAGTTGAGGGATCTTTTGAATGGATCAGAGTATGTGCTTACATACGAGGATAAGGACGGTGACTGGATGCTTGTAGGGGATGTACCATGGGA GATGTTTATTGACACATGCAAGAGACTAAAGATCATGAAGAGTTCTGATGCAATTGGTTTAG CTCCCAGagctatggagaaattcaagacCAAGGCCTAG
- the LOC110630222 gene encoding protein RMD5 homolog, translating to MDLNPIKDAFAHIAKRQKLSSSKAEEAIDQVMQEIEKALEILESSDSSSEFVYKSAIGELKKKLQDISPISQLEGTQKELNMALSKYPKQLEKSFHPDISKTCRNIGFDVHTVNQVIGRHFYRLGLFSIGDCFINEAKESESTVTVRSMFSEMYLIVEAMKDRNLEPAIKWAAANSNKLKENGSDLQLKLHRLQFLEILQNGRRGESLTYARTHFAPFAANHFGEIQKLMACLLWSGKLDHSPYSEFLSPANWNRVADELTRQFCYLLGQSFESPLSVTIAAGFQGLPPLLKFMNVMAGKKLEWQSMKQLPVPMELDKEFQFHPIFVCPVSKEQSSDENPPMLMSCGHVLCKQSVNKMSKNSSKTFKCPYCPSDIDAAQCRQLYF from the coding sequence ATGGATCTGAACCCCATTAAAGACGCATTTGCTCACATTGCAAAGAGGCAAAAGCTGTCCAGTTCTAAAGCTGAAGAAGCGATTGACCAGGTTATGCAAGAAATTGAAAAGGCATTGGAAATATTAGAGTCTAGTGACTCCAGCTCTGAATTTGTCTATAAATCTGCTATTGGTGAGCTTAAGAAAAAGCTGCAAGATATTTCTCCCATcagtcagctggaaggcacacAGAAGGAACTGAATATGGCCCTGAGCAAGTATCCAAAGCAACTCGAGAAATCTTTCCACCCGGACATCTCCAAGACATGCAGAAATATCGGCTTTGATGTCCACACAGTCAACCAAGTAATTGGAAGGCATTTCTACCGACTTGGATTATTTAGTATTGGTGACTGCTTCATAAATGAGGCCAAGGAATCTGAATCTACTGTTACTGTGCGATCCATGTTCTCAGAAATGTATCTAATAGTAGAAGCTATGAAGGATCGAAACCTAGAGCCTGCAATAAAGTGGGCTGCTGCCAACTCTAATAAGCTTAAAGAAAATGGTTCAGACCTTCAGCTGAAACTTCATCGCTTGCAGTTTCTGGAAATACTGCAAAATGGACGTAGAGGTGAATCTCTCACATATGCCAGAACTCATTTTGCTCCTTTTGCAGCCAACCATTTTGGTGAAATTCAGAAACTCATGGCCTGCCTCCTGTGGTCTGGTAAGCTTGATCACTCCCCTTATTCCGAATTTCTGTCTCCCGCTAACTGGAACAGAGTGGCTGACGAGCTAACTAGGCAATTCTGCTATCTTCTGGGGCAGTCTTTTGAAAGCCCATTGAGTGTGACAATAGCAGCAGGGTTTCAAGGGTTACCGCCTCTTCTGAAGTTTATGAACGTAATGGCGGGCAAGAAGCTCGAATGGCAGTCAATGAAGCAGTTGCCGGTGCCCATGGAGCTTGATAAAGAATTTCAGTTCCATCCGATCTTCGTGTGTCCAGTATCTAAGGAGCAATCGTCTGATGAGAATCCCCCAATGTTGATGTCCTGTGGCCACGTACTCTGCAAACAATCTGTCAATAAGATGTCAAAGAACAGCTCCAAAACCTTCAAGTGCCCGTACTGTCCATCTGATATCGACGCAGCGCAGTGTAGGCAGCTGTATTTCTGA